CCGGAATGGGGATAGAGGTGTCGCGGTACCCCCGATCCCTTCCAAAGCAGGGACCCGGAAAAAACCGCGCTCCCGCCATCCCGCTCCTCCGCCCCCGCACAGAAACGGGGACCCACGTGTCGGGGTGTCCCCGGGCCCCCCAAAACGGGGATCCAGGTatcctgctgcctctcccccccccccaaaaccggTGATCCCAGACATCCTGCCCCGCCCCAAACCGGGACTCACGGATCCCCCTGCCCCACGGATGAGCGCCCAGGCGTGTCCCCCGCGCCCCAAAGAACCGGGCACCGAGTCACCGTGCCCCTCCGAGCAGGGACCGCGGCATCCCGGCCCACCCCCGCTCCCAGCAGGACCCAGACGTGTCCCGGTGTGTCCCCCCCGCCCCCTCGGTGCCCACTCCGCTGGATCCcccaccccctgtgccccaccCCGGTGCCCCAGCCCGGTGCCCCCCGTGTCTCACGATCTCGCCGATGAGCACCAGCCCCTTGCGGGTGCGGCTGAAGGCGAGGCAGGTGGcggggcagctctgggccccgCTGGACTCCATGGCGGGACCGGGCGGCACCGAGCGGGCGGTGGCAGCGGGACGGGacggggggggcgggggggcccCAGGGAGCTGGCACGGCGCGGGGGCGGAGCCTGGCGGCGCGCGCCGGCACGCCATTGGCCGGCGGGGCGCGGGTGGGCGGGGCCTGGCGGCGGGGGAAACCCCTATTAGGGATGAACGTGGAGGGAGCTCCGGGGGCGGGGCCTTGGGGGTCGACGCGCGCCGTCACGTgaccgggcggggcgggggaaCCCCCGggtgggggtcccggggggcggggcctggagCGCGGCACCGCCTGCGATGATTGGgtcgggggtcccggggggagGGGCCATGGGGGCGGGGCTTAGAGCGGGGAACCCCCTGCGCGTGGCGGTAGGCGGGGCTTGGCGCGAGGTGGCGGGAAGGGGATCCCGAGGGGCGGGGCTTGGAGGGGGCAGGGCCGGGGAGGGGTCTCGGCATTGGGGGGGTGTTGGGGGTCTCTGAGGAGCTTTGGGAGACCTGGGAAAGcctttgggggtccctggggagggtctggggggATGCAGAGGGTCCTGGGGAGGGCTGTGCGCCTTTTGGGGTCCCCAGCGcggtttgggggtccccagggccGTTTCCCGGCGCCGCTCTCGGTTTTGGGGTGACTCAGCGGATGTGGGCAGCGCCCCGCCCGCCGGATGCGGGAAGGGAACGAACGGGGGGGTCCTTGTGGGAAACGGGAGCCACCAGGGGGGTCCCCACCTTTATTGAGCACCCccgaaatggggagggggacaaCACCTCCGTGCGACCCCCGGAACGCGTGGGAGGGGGGGGCATTGCATAGCTCGAAGGGCGCCCCCGCCAAATCGAGGGGCACCAGAATGACCCCAAAGCACCAAAAAATGGGGTGCGGGCGGGGGCGAACGTCGCTGCGCCGTCACCTTCCGTGTGCGGGGGGGTTTAGGGGTGCAGCCCCCCCACGAGGCAGAAGCAGGGCTCCCCCCGCGGGGAGCTGCCCACGCACAGCCGCAGCACCCCCCGCgccggcggggctgggggcgacCCTGggggggacagacagacagacaggggaGGGGACGTCACTGCCGTGGGGGCGGGGCAGGGACCCCCCACACCCCCACgcccaccccagagcctggcaggggctgggggctcggGGCTGTACCACTGTTCTGGTGGGGGGGGGATCAATGGGGTGTGTTACTGAGTTTggaggggctctgggctgtACCACTCTGCCGGTGAGGGGGGCACTGGGTATCTTACTGATTTTGGGGGACAATGGGCTGTACCACCTGAGTGGGGGAGGGCACTGGGATACACCGGTGTGTTTGGGGGGACAGTGGGCTGTACCACTGTTCTGGTGGGGGGGGCATTGGGGTGTCTTACTGAGTTTGGGGGCACTGGGTTGTACCACCTGACTGGAGGGGGACTGGGATACACCACTGTGGTTGGGGGCTGTGGGCTGTACCATTGTGCTGGCAGGGGGGTGATTTATCCAGCTgtgatttgggggggtccctggaTGTCCCGGTGCCttgggggggtctctggggtgtCCCTTACTTCCATTCCCGCCCTGTCCCGGTGACTCTGGGggtcccaccctgtccccaccaTACGGGGGGGTCCCGCGGGTATTTTGGGGGTCCGGGGGGGGGGTCTCACCGTGGGGGCGGCGCAGCAGCAGGCGCAGGCGGCTGCCCCCCCCCCGGATCCGGGCCAGCGCCTGCGCGTGGCTCATGCCGGCCGTGGGGGCCCCGTTGATGGCCAGCAGCTCGTCACTGACCTGCGTCCCCCCAAACGTCACTGACACCCCCAAACTGCCACaaccccccagagacccccccagATCCCCAATTCCCTCCAGTTCCCTCAGGCCCCCCACAGCTCCAGACAGACAGAATCCCCCCGAGACCTCACtgccccccccagccccatagAGACCCCCAGAGCCCTATAGGAACCCCCACCCCATAGAGGCCCCCAGCCCCATAGAGTCCCTCCAGCCCCATAGAAACCCCcgccccacagagcccccagccccatagAGCTCCTCTGGCCCCATAGAACTTCCCATCCCCATAGAGCTCCTCTGGCCCCATAGAACCTCCCAGCCCCAtagagccccccagccccatagagcccccagccccatagAGCCTCATCTGGCCCCATAGAACCCCCCAGCCCCAtagagccccccagccccatagatcccccccagcccctcagagcccccagccccatagAACCCCCCAGCCCCATAGAGCTGCTCTGGCCCCATAGAACCCCCCAGCCCCAtagagcccccccagccccatagaaccccccagccccatagagcccccccagccccatagAACCCTCCAGCCCCAtagagcccccccagccccatagAGCCACCAGCCCCATAGAGcccccacagagcccccagccccatagagcccccccagcccctcaggcccccccagcccccctgagcccccccccCGTACCTGGATGCAGCCGCAGCGCTGGGCCGGGCCCCCCTCACGCAGCCCCCGCACAAAAACCCCGGCGGGGCCTCCCCGGAGGCTGAACCCGAACCCGCCCGGGCCCCGCGGCAGCTCCACCGCGAACGGGGGCGAGGCCTGGGGGTTGTAAACCAGCgtaaaccagtatggaccagtatgaaCCAGTTACACACCCGTATACACCAGTATACACCAGTATAAACCTGAACCCGCCCAGGCCCTGCGGCAGCTCCACCGAGAACAGGGGCGAGGCCTGGGACCAGTaacaaaccagtataaaccagcaTACACCAGTACAAACCAATATACACCAATATAAACCAGTATACACCAGTATACAGCAGTATACAGCATTATATACCAGTATACAGCATTATATACCAGTATACACCAGTATATACCAGTATACACCAGTATACACCAGTATATACCAGTATACACCAGTATATACCAGTATACACCAGTATATACCAGTACACACCAGTATACACCAGTATACACCAGTATATACCAGTATACACTAGTACACACCAGTATATACAGTATATACCAGTATACACCAGTATATACCAGTATACACCAGTATACACCAGTATACACCAGTATATACCAGTATACACCAGTATACACCAGTATATACCAGTACACACCAGTATACACCAGTATACATCAGTATATACCAGTATACACCAGTATACATCAGTATATACCAGTATACACCAGTATACACTAGTACACACCAGTATATACCAGTATACAGCAGTATACACCAGTATATACCAGTATACACCAGTATACACCAGTATACACCAGTATATACCAGTATACACCAGTATACACCAGTATACACCAGTATACACCAGTATACACCAGTATATACCAGTACACACCAGTATACACCAGTATACACCAGTACACACCAGTATACACCAGTATACACCAGTATACACCAGTATATACCAGTATACAGCAGTATACAGCAGTATACACCAGTATACACCAGTATACACCAGTATATACCAGTATACACCAGTATACACCAGTATACACCAGTATACACCAGTATACACCAGTATATACCAGTACACACCAGTATACACCAGTATACACCAGTATATACCAGTATACAGCAGTATACAGCAGTATACACCAGTATACACCAGTATAAATCTGAACCCACCCGGGCCCCGCGACAGCTCCACCGAGAAGGGAGGGGAGTCCTGGGGATTGCACACCAGTGTAAAccggtataaaccagtacaCACCCGAACAAACCAGTATACGCCAGTATAAACTAGTGTACACCAGTATACACCAGTTACacaccagtataaaccagtatagaccagtacaCACCAGTATAAACCCGAACCCTCaagggccctgcagcagctccaccacAAACAGGGCTGGGTCCTGGGACCAGTAACAAACCACTATAAACCAGTATATACCGGTATACACCAGTAAGAAACCAGTTATACACCAGTATACACCAGTAACACACCAGTATACACCAGTGCACACCAGTTACACACCAGTACACACCAGTTACACACCAGTGCACACCAGTATACACCAGTACACACCAGTACACACCAGTGCACACCAGTTACACACCAGTATACACCAGTGCACACCAGTACACACCAGTGCACACCAGTTACACACCAGTTACACACCAGTGCACACCAGTATACACCAGTACACACCAGTGCACACCAGTTACACACCAGTAAATCCCCAGGGCCATGAGGCAgctgcatcccagccctgcccagtccctcccagtgctcccagttcccccccagttctcccagttccctcccagtgctcccagtccgtacctgtgcccagcccagtcCATGGCCCAGCCCCCCCTCggcgctgctggggctgagcaggtcTGGAGCTGGGGAGAGAGAGGGACCAGTATgcaccagtatggaccagtatggccTCCCAGTAACACCCAGTATGACCAGTATAACCAATATGACCAGTATGACCAGTATAGCCTCCAAGCAGCACCCAGTATAGCCTCCCAGGACGGCCAGTATAGCCtaccagtgctcccagtataaccagtatgACCAGTATAacctcccagtataaccagtataaccacccagtgctcccagtataaccagtataaccacccagtgcccccccagtgcccctcaatccctcccagagctcccagtgccctcccagtgctctcccagtgctctcccagtgctcccagtccccccTCCCAATGCCCCCCCAGgccccccagtgctcccagtgtccccagtaccGGTGGGCAGCAGGTCCCGGGGCTCAGGCCCCACAAAGCTGGTGGCGGCCACGGGCTCGGGGGGGGCTCCAGGGCCtgtgggggggggggacactgcaccagtgacaccagtgccctcccagtgctcccagtgcccctctcccagtgctcccagtgtccccagtctacctcccagtccttcccagtatgCCTTAATCcccccagtctctcccagtcccttGAATCACCCTCCCAGTGCCTACATTCCCCGTTCCAGTCtttcccagtgcccccccagtccctttcccagtccctcccagttcccccccagtctctcccagtgccCCAATCACCCcctctcccagtccccccagtccctcccagtccctcccagtgctcccagtttccccagtctCACCCAGTCCccgcagcagcaccagcagctccccgCTCTCgctgctctctctctgctccctgcgCTGCCCCCGGGGGTCTCCCCAGGCCGGGGGGGGGctgcgggcggggggcggcggggggggggCGGCTGTACCGGAGCACGCACGAGCCCCCCACCACCACAACCACGCTGACTGTGAATGGGGGACAGCGGTGAGACCCCCACCCACCCAGAGACCCcacccagagaccccccccaCCACCACAACACTGACTGTGAATGGGGGAAACTGTCAGAGACCCCCACCCACACAGAGacccccaccaccaccacaatGCTCACTGTTAGAGAGACCCCCGCCCAGTTGGACCCCAACCCAGTTAGAGAGACCCCCACCCACACAGAgccccccaccaccaccacgCTCACTGTGGGGGAGGACAGAGGTTAGGGACCCTCACCCACCCAGAGAGAGaccccccagcactgccaccacagtGACTGCAGGGACGGACGACCACCAGTCAGGGACCCCCGGGCATGGGAGACCCCCGGGGAGATGGGACCTCCCCCAAAGAGGGGGGGATACCTCCCAAAGATGGGAACCCCCCAGAGATGGGgacccccccacccccaccaGGGATGGGACCCCCCGAGATGGCCCCGGGGGTTGGGGTCACCCCTGgggtttggggacccccccgtcatggccccgcccctcccccctcaCCGCTGGGCCCGGGCGGCGCCTCCGGGGGCGGCATCGGGGGAGGGGCCCCCCCGGGCTGGGGGGGGGCAGCGCCTGCGGGCACCGGTGCGACCGTGACGGACCAGTGACCCCCCCAGTGATCCCAGGAGCCTCCCAGTTACCACCCGGTGCTCCCAGTaacctcccagtgctcccagtaatGTCCCAGTTATGTCCCAGTaacatcccagtgctcccagtgacctcccagtgctcccagtaatGGCCCAGTAActcccccagtgctcccagagacctcccagtgatcccagtaacctcccagggctcccagtgacctcccagtaaccccccagtgctcccagtaatGGCCCAGTGccccctcagtgctcccagagACCTCCTAGTGACCCCCTAGTAACTTCCCAGTgacctcccagtgctcccagtacccTCCTGGTGCCCCCCCAGCTTctccagttccctcccagtttgtcccacaTCGTCCCAGTaatccccagtgctcccagttcctcccagtgaTCCTAGttccccccagtgctcccagtctgtcccagtgctcccagtccctcccagttccccccagtccctcccaattcctcccagtactcccagtgtccccagttctCCCCAGTccccctcagtgctcccagttccccccagtgctcccagttctcCCCAGtactcccagtccctcccagtgccccccagtgtccccagttccccccattgctcccagtgccccccgcccctccccccggTACCGCCGCGGGGTCGCCACGGCAACGCGCGCGAGGCCGACGGGCCCGAGCAGCGGCGGGACGGGCTGAGCGACGGGCGGCTCCGCCAATCAGCGGCCGCAACGCGCGGCTAGGGGGCGGGGCATGTCACGACGGCAGAACCGATAGGTGGGGGCTGCACCAATCAGCAGCCGCAAAGGCCGCGGGATGGTGGCGCGCCGCAAAGgctgccgggagttgtagtccGGCTCAGGCCCCGGTCTCTCTCCCACAGGGCCCCGCGGCAGAAGATGGCGGCGGGCGATGGCGCGGCCGAGGGCAccccggggccggggccagGACCGGGGCCGGTGTCCTTCGCCTTCAGCCGCAGGGccgagcggcggcggccccTGCCCGCGGGACCGTGCGCGGAGCCCGGCGCCGGCGGTGACACCGAGAGCGACACCGACTTCCTGACGGCCGTGGAGGACCGGGAGCTGCTCAGGTGGGCGCCGAGGGGCGGGGCCTAAAGATGGGCCATGCCTACGAGCCGTGCTTGGGGGCGGGGCTTGGCCTGGGGCGGGGCCTCGCTGCCGGTTTTTCCTGGAGGCTCCAGTGGGCGGGGCCTAGGGCAGGTGCGACAGCGCAGGTGCCGTGGGGGCGGGGCTTGGGGGGGGTCGTCATGGGGGCGGTGCTTCGGGTAGGGCGGGGCTTGAGGCTATTACTAATATGGCCAAGGGGGTGTGGCCTGTGCACAGATCACTGTGTCATTGCTATTGGGGCGTGGCTTGTGGTGGGCGTGGTTTCTGGCCGGGAACACCCCTTTGTTTAAAGACGGTGTATTGTTTGTGGGCGTGGCTAACTCACTGATCCCGCCCCCAGCACgcggccggccccgccccccaaGAAGGAGCTGGTGATCCCCCTGATCCCGTCCCACCGCTGGAGGAACCCGGAGCCCCCCCGTGCCGGCACAGACCCCgcccccagcacagaccccgCCCCTCGAACAGAACCCACCCCCGGATCAGACCCCGCCCCCCTCACAGGCCCCGCCCCCCTCacaggccccgcccccagcacagaccccccCTCGGTGGAGGCCCAGgcggtgcaggagctgctccagggtgagccgggggtcccggggggggctgggggggcccggctgagcccccctgaccccccctgACCCCGCAGAGGCCcggcagagccaggagcagcccaaTGGAGAGCCCGGACCCCCCATGGCCATCCCCCTGCAGGCCCCGgagcgggaccgggaccgggaccgggacagggacagggacagggacacggtcGGCACCGGGGTGCAGCCGGTGAGACAACCCCGGGACCCCTGAAATCCCCTGGGACCCCTGAACATCCCACATGATCCTCAAacaccccccaggacccctgaacatcccctgggacccccaaacagCTCTTGAGACTCCCACACAgcctctgggacccccaaataTCCTCTGGGACCCCCGAACACGCCCCAGAACCCCCAAACAACCCCCGGGATCCTCCAACATCCCACGGGACCCCCAAACATCCCTTGGGACCCCCAGATGTCCCCTGgaacccccaaacaccccctaGGACCCCCAAACATCCCCTGGAACTCCAAACATCTCCCGGGACCCCCGAACATCCCCCGGGTCCCCCACACATCCCCTGGGATCCCCCAAACAgcccccagaacccccagagCCCCGAGACCCCTGGAGGGacccccagagctctgggacccccagacatcctccaggacccccaaagTGGCCTCACCCTGGGACCCTGAAACATTTCCTGGGACCCTCAGAGTGACTGACctcaccctgggacccccagagtgccccttccccagagccctgggacccccaaatacCCCCCTGGGCCCCCCAGCCCCCCTTTAGCCCCCCTTGCTCCCACAGACCCCCCAGGATTACGAGGCCGTGCCCGTGGGGCAGTTCGGGCTGGCCATGCTGCGGGGGATGGGCTGGAAACAGGGCCAGGGCATCGGCCGCACCTTCCCCAGGTGAGtcaggggcaccccaaaacgGGGGGacacccctgagcccccagTGGGGCACCCCCAAATCTGGGGCGCCCCTGAACCCCCAGGTGagtcagggcaccccaaaactggggaaggggtccctgagccccccaggtGAGTCAGGGGGACCCCAAACACCCAGGGGAGTCAGGGCAGCCCCCAGTCCCCAGGGGAGTccctggggcaccccaaaactgggggaGACCCCTGAAGCCCCCAGAGCCATGAGGGCACCCTTGAAACCCCAGCAGGGCACCCCTGAACCTCCCAGGTGAGTGGGGTACCCCGAAACCAAGGGGGCACCCCTGaacccccagagctgggagagacTGGTGGGGGTACACCTGAcccagctggattttggggtcccctcacCCCCCctcaggtggattttggggtgctctgaCCCCCCTCAAGGtatattttggggtccctcgCTCCCCaaaaggggttttggggtccccaacCCGTAGGGCTGCTTTTAGGGACCCTTCcagtgtggattttggggtgccctcaccccatttccccccaggGGTGTATTTCAGGGTTCCCCCTGATGTATCTTGGGGTCTCCtcaccccatttcccccccacagtgtattttggggtccccccaggtgtattttggggtccctgaccccattttccccaatccGGGGTCCCTCACCCGTTCTCCCCCAGGGTGTATTTCGGGGTCCCCCCGTGTATTTCGGGGTCCCTCACCCCATtatttcccctccccagggTCGTGCCCCCCCTGGAGCAGCGGCCCCGCCCGCGggggttggggctgggggcCGAGGCCgccccccccgggacccccaaacccgGGGAGCCCCCCCAGGGCCCGGCCGTGGGAGACAGCGTGAGCATCGAGGCGGGGCCCCACCGCGGCCTGCGCGGCAAGGTgagaccagtatggaccagtataaaccagtatagatcggtataaaccagtatggaccagtataaaccagtacagaccgCTATGGGgcagtatggaccagtatggggtggtttgggtcagtataaaccagtacagaccagtatagagcaatataaaccagtacagaccagcaCTGGATGGGCATCGAGGTGGAGCCCCTCCGCAGCCTGCGCAGCAAGGTgagaccagtatggaccagtataaaccagtatggatcggtataaaccagtatggactggtataaaccagtatggaccggtataaaccagtatggaccggtaTGGGGCAGTATGGGCTGGTGCAGATCCATATAGACCAGCACTGGGTGAGCATCGAGGCGGGGCCCCACCGCGGCCTGCGTGGAAAGGTGAGAGCTGCCGGGACCAGTATAAACcggtatggaccagtataaaccagtatgggccagtataaaccagtatggaccagtatgggcAGGTACAGACCAGTACGGgccagtatagaccagtattGGGTGGGTATCAAGGCACGGCCCTGGAGCAGcacggaccagtataaaccaataCAGgccagtatggaccagtatagaccagttTGGGCTGGTATAGACCAGTACAGAGCAGTGCAGACCAGTACAGACTGGTAGGGACTGGTACAGACCAGTGCGGGCCAGTATGgcccagtatggaccagtatgggcCAGTACGGTCtagtataaaccagtatgggtAGGTATGGACTGGTACAGACCAGTACGGACCGGCgtggaccagtacagaccagtatatACCAATACAGACTGGTGCAGACTCatacagaccagtacaaaccagtatagatcagtatggaccagtatagaccagtacaGGCCTGTATGAACCGGTACAGACCAGTTTGGACCATTACAAACTagtatagaccagtataaaccCGTACACACCAGTACAAACTGGTCCCTGGCTGGTGTGACTGGTCCCTGACTGCTGTAACTGGTCTCTAACTGGTGTAGCTGGTCTCTAACTGGTGTCACTGGTCTCTAACTGGTGTAACTGGTCCCTAACTGGTGTCACTGGTCTCTAACTGGTGTAACTGGTCCCTAACTGGTGTCACTGGTCTCTAACTGGTGTAActggtgtgtccctgtcccaggtggaGGCGCTGGACCCCGAGACCGGGCGGGCGCTGGTGCGGCTGCAGCTGGGGGGGCAGGTGGTGGCTGTGAGCCAGCACGGGCTGAGACCAGTCAGCACTGGTGAGtgaccagtatggaccagtatggaccagtaacCCCCCTGTGACCCCCAGTAACCCCTGTGAGCCAGCATGGGCTGAGACTGGCAGGGACTGGTGAGtgaccagtatggaccagtaacCCCAGTGACCCCTGTGAGGCAGCATGGCCTAAGACTGGTCAGCACTGGTGAATGTCCCGGTATGGACCAGtaaccccctgggacccccagtAACCACCAGTAACCCCTGTAATACCCCCAGTAACCCCCCCAGTAATCCCTGTGGGCCAGCATGGGCTGAGACTGGTGGGGACTGGTGAGTGACCAGTATGACCAGTAACCCCCTGAGACATCCCCAGTAACCCCAGTGCCCGCtgtgaccccagtgaccccctgtgagccagcacaggctgcGACCAGTCAGCGCTGGTGAGTgcccagtatggaccagtaacccccagtaacccctgggacatcccagtaacccccagtgACCCC
Above is a genomic segment from Ammospiza caudacuta isolate bAmmCau1 chromosome 32, bAmmCau1.pri, whole genome shotgun sequence containing:
- the MAGIX gene encoding PDZ domain-containing protein MAGIX produces the protein MPPRPAAARARRPRARCRGDPAAALPPPSPGGPLPRCRPRRRRPGPASAWLWWWGARACSGTAAPPPPPPARSPPPAWGDPRGQRREQRESSESGELLVLLRGLGPGAPPEPVAATSFVGPEPRDLLPTAPDLLSPSSAEGGLGHGLGWAQASPPFAVELPRGPGGFGFSLRGGPAGVFVRGLREGGPAQRCGCIQVSDELLAINGAPTAGMSHAQALARIRGGGSRLRLLLRRPHGSPPAPPARGVLRLCVGSSPRGEPCFCLVGGLHP
- the GPKOW gene encoding G-patch domain and KOW motifs-containing protein, translating into MAAGDGAAEGTPGPGPGPGPVSFAFSRRAERRRPLPAGPCAEPGAGGDTESDTDFLTAVEDRELLSTRPAPPPKKELVIPLIPSHRWRNPEPPRAGTDPAPSTDPAPRTEPTPGSDPAPLTGPAPLTGPAPSTDPPSVEAQAVQELLQEARQSQEQPNGEPGPPMAIPLQAPERDRDRDRDRDRDRDTVGTGVQPTPQDYEAVPVGQFGLAMLRGMGWKQGQGIGRTFPRVVPPLEQRPRPRGLGLGAEAAPPGTPKPGEPPQGPAVGDSVSIEAGPHRGLRGKVEALDPETGRALVRLQLGGQVVAVSQHGLRPVSTGASGRPPRQDEGGQDGDPPRGGDKRKEPPESDRSAKQPRSAPHWLRRDLRVRCVDRAFRGGLFYNCKMQIEDLLSPDTCVCRTDDGRLVEGLREASLETVVPRGSSERVMVVLGEHAGTLGRILERDSSRGRALVQLGRAGPAVLPLPFDSICHYLGGGDDD